In a single window of the Danio aesculapii chromosome 20, fDanAes4.1, whole genome shotgun sequence genome:
- the zbtb25 gene encoding LOW QUALITY PROTEIN: zinc finger and BTB domain-containing protein 25 (The sequence of the model RefSeq protein was modified relative to this genomic sequence to represent the inferred CDS: inserted 1 base in 1 codon; deleted 3 bases in 3 codons) — protein sequence MDVSGHSLXLLQQLNVQREFGFLCDCTVAIGNVYFKAHRAVLAAFSNYFKMIFIHQSSECIKIQPTDIQPDVFSYLLHIMYTGMGPKQPVDQGRLQEGIKFLHAYQLCRKAGEGGPDASSDAIRMSNLYGIQISSQLANKDNSGLKAGGSRDPEDGRSSTRADRTHGRLALAVGLEGLHLSNQPQSFHAASSVASGDDSDISARIKQERVEEEEQQEGDKESSALSPAQVSPCQAGLFRDGPLALLCPRCGERCLSPEGLQEHLFTHAACALESSTLMEGPSEDKSGEHTSLEERRPLKEPIDSGSLEEALRQSQALADELAVELRRGGGTGRSASPLAAFTRKRKMACAVCNLRFSQKSQLQEHMFAHVGKPLRYHRYSRFCGQLLHGCEGQPDITTATGEEAAKDTQDNGSSCYSLDSEISQESVDAVTVE from the exons ATGGACGTGTCTGGCCACAGTC TCCTCCTGCAGCAGCTGAACGTCCAAAGGGAGTTTGGCTTTTTGTGTGACTGCACTGTTGCCATTGGCAACGTATACTTCAAGGCTCATCGTGCAGTCCTCGCCGCCTTCTCAAACTACTTCAAAATGATCTTTATCCACCAGTCCAG TGAGTGCATCAAGATCCAGCCCACAGATATTCAACCAGATGTCTTCAGCTACCTGCTACACATCATGTACACAGGTATGGGTCCTAAACAACCTGTAGACCAGGGCAGACTTCAGGAAGGAATCAAGTTCCTCCACGCATACCAGCTCTGCCGTAAAGCAGGCGAGGGTGGTCCTGATGCATCCTCTGATGCCATCCGTATGTCCAATCTGTATGGCATCCAGATCTCTTCTCAGCTGGCCAACAAAGACAACTCAGGCCTGAAGGCTGGTGGCTCACGGGACCCTGAGGATGGGCGTTCTAGCACACGGGCTGATCGCACACATGGCCGTTTAGCGCTCGCTGTAGGGCTGGAGGGC TTGCATCTGAGCAACCAGCCTCAAAGCTTTCATGCCGCGTCTTCGGTGGCCTCGGGGGATGACTCTGACATTTCGGCACGGATCAAACAGGAACGGGTAGAAGAGGAAGAACAACAGGAAGGAGACAAGGAGTCTTCAGCTCTTTCCCCAGCCCAGGTAAGCCCCTGTCAAGCGGGTCTATTCAGAGATGGCCCTCTGGCACTTTTGTGCCCTCGATGTGGGGAACGCTGTCTGTCACCTGAAGGCCTACAAGAGCACCTTTTTACCCACGCAGCCTGTGCCCTCGAGTCTAGCACACTGATGGAAGGCCCGTCAGAGGACAAAAGCGGGGAACACACATCCCTGGAGGAAAGACGGCCACTTAAGGAGCCTATAGACTCTGGAAGTCTGGAGGAGGCTCTACGGCAGAGTCAAGCCCTGGCTGATGAGCTGGCTGTGGAACTCAGGCGAGGTGGTGGGACTGGAAGAAGCGCTAGCCCACTGGCAGCCTTCACCAGAAAGCGAAAGATGGCATGTGCTGTCTGCAACCTCCGTTTCTCACAGAAAAGCCAGCTGCAGGAGCACATGTTTGCCCATGTGGGCAAGCCTCTGCGATACCATCGCTACAGCCGTTTCTGCGGGCAGCTGCTTCACGGCTGTGAGGGCCAGCCAGATATTACCACAGCCACGGGAGAGGAGGCAGCCAAGGACACTCAGGATAACGGCAGCTCCTGC TACTCTCTGGACTCTGAAATCTCTCAGGAG AGCGTAGATGCAGTGACTGTGGAATGA
- the zbtb1 gene encoding LOW QUALITY PROTEIN: zinc finger and BTB domain-containing protein 1 (The sequence of the model RefSeq protein was modified relative to this genomic sequence to represent the inferred CDS: inserted 3 bases in 3 codons; deleted 4 bases in 3 codons; substituted 2 bases at 2 genomic stop codons) — MARPSHSEHVLQQLNNQREWGFLCDCCIAIGDIYFRAHKAVLAACSSYFRMMFIRDQQGSARFDLSNMQISAECFDLILQLMYLGRIAVDHYEFEELKASMAYLQMYYIPDSLEDLRDIRTSNLTPSSSASSSSSSSSSSSSSVVGGKMMFGVRMFEQQRPSPSENERATKASTTTARQTINISTVRPAEDVVTPHPPPHSETVVDQPCDLRKRTSGRSSAMKERPRFGRTYTCDDCGFVFSCEKLLIEHILTCTNRKAFQTPKVSKEVYSDNGKAESSTSEGTDEQRTLCKGEDEWSDHKPDMETVIRSVASGMDSENAFSRNITIKVERDDDSETDLETIKVVKVGNLNLGSCKVRSRAFKDNLAEQIKFDSEEEAGVSAMDALEGKSTELDTDLKVHRIKEESXDGTCIPCELCGALLTEEEQSAHYISNHMGHICACGRCGQVLIKGRQLQEHAERCGEPQGAEMGSPGEDSLLLEDAEAMEENLLEGADLGFRCPLCGLIXESEGLAVEHTLSCPEQEAFRPVMLEDGGEPRPSAQAFCAICGKGFYQRCHLREHYTVHTKXKQFTCQTCGKQFLLXTKLRLHTDMHKGMARYVCPVCDQGTFLKTXSCSTQISHLSAGETICQVCFPDFPQAWMHLEKHMDVHLYICGVCGEKFRLRKDMRSHYNSKPPRDNERPLLCYP, encoded by the exons ATGGCAAGGCCAAGCCACAGTGAGCATGTCCTGCAGCAGCTCAACAATCAAAGAGAGTGGGGTTTCCTCTGTGACTGCTGCATTGCCATAGGTGACATTTATTTCAGGGCTCACAAGGCTGTGTTGGCAGCCTGCAGTTCTTACTTCAGAATGATGTTCATCCGGGATCAACAAGGTTCTGCCCGCTTTGATCTCAGCAACATGCAGATCAGTGCAGAGTGTTTCGATCTCATCCTGCAGCTCATGTACCTTGGCCGAATCGCTGTGGATCACTATGAATTTGAGGAGCTGAAAGCATCTATGGCTTACCTACAAATGTACTACATCCCCGACTCACTGGAGGACCTAAGAGACATCCGAACATCCAATCTCACTCCCTCATCCTCTGCATCGTCCTCTTCATCATCCAGCTCCTCGTCCTCATCCAGTGTGGTCGGAGGCAAGATGATGTTTGGCGTTCGAATGTTTGAGCAGCAACGGCCGAGCCCTTCTGAGAATGAACGTGCAACGAAAGCCTCAACCACAACTGCTCGTCAGACCATTAACATCTCAACTGTCAGGCCTGCTGAAGATGTGGTCACACCACACCCTCCACCACACTCAGAGACCGTTGTTGACCAACCGTGTGACCTGAGAAAGAGAACGTCAGGCCGTAGCTCTGCCATGAAAGAACGTCCTCGATTTGGTCGCACATACACGTGCGATGACTGTGGCTTTGTCTTCAGCTGTGAAAAGCTACTCATTGAACACATCCTGACATGCACCAATCGCAAAGCTTTTCAGACACCCAAAGTTAGCAAAGAAGTTTACAGTGACAATGGCAAAGCCGAGAGTTCGACTTCAGAGGGTACAGATGAACAGAGAACACTTTGCAAGGGAGAAGATGAGTGGTCGGACCACAAGCCGGACATGGAGACGGTGATCAGGTCTGTAGCCTCTGGCATGGATAGCGAAAATGCCTTCTCCAGGAATATAACCATTAAAGTAGAACGGGACGATGATTCCGAGACTGATTTGGAAACTATAAAGGTCGTAAAGGTAGGGAACCTTAACTTAGGCAGCTGCAAAGTTCGTTCCAGGGCATTCAAAGACAATCTTGCAGAGCAGATTAAGTTTGACAGCGAGGAAGAGGCTGGAGTGTCTGCCATGGATGCTCTGGAGGGCAAAAGCACAGAGTTGGACACCGATCTAAAGGTACATCGAATCAAAGAGGAAA AGGATGGCACATGCATTCCATGCGAGTTGTGCGGAGCTCTGTTAACAGAGGAGGAACAGTCTGCTCATTACATCTCCAACCACATGGGACATATCTGTGCCTGTGGAAGGTGTGGCCAAGTGCTCATTAAAGGCAGGCAGCTGCAGGAGCATGCAGAACGCTGTGGTGAACCCCAAGGGGCCGAGATGGGCTCCCCAGGTGAAGATTCGCTTCTACTTGAAGATGCCGAAGCTATGGAAGAAAACTTGCTGGAAGGAGCTGACCTGGGCTTTCGCTGTCCACTCTGTGGTTTGA TTGAAAGCGAAGGTCTTGCAGTGGAGCACACATTGTCTTGCCCGGAACAGGAAGCC TTCCGACCCGTCATGTTGGAAGATGGTGGCGAGCCCAGACCATCGGCGCAAGCATTCTGTGCAATTTGCGGCAAAGGTTTTTACCAAAGGTGTCAC TTGCGGGAGCACTACACTGTGCACACCA GAAAGCAGTTCACCTGTCAGACCTGCGGGAAACAGTTTCTGCTGTGAACGAAACTCAGGCTGCACACTGACATGCACAAGGGAATGGCGCGATATGTCTGCCCTGTGTGTGATCAGGGTACGTTCCTCAAAACATGATCATGTTCGACACAGATCTCTCACCTGTCTGCTGGAGAGACTATCTGCCAGGTGTGTTTTCCAGATTTTCCC CAAGCGTGGATGCATCTGGAGAAGCACATGGATGTTCATCTGTACATCTGCGGCGTTTGCGGAGAGAAGTTTCGCCTCCGTAAAGACATGCGGAGCCACTACAACTCCAAGCCACCAAGAGACAATGAGAGGCCTCTCCTCTGCTACCCTTGA